The sequence below is a genomic window from Pempheris klunzingeri isolate RE-2024b chromosome 12, fPemKlu1.hap1, whole genome shotgun sequence.
TATGTACTGTAATTTAGTGCAATTATATATCAGCTTCAATGTTTTGTATATTAGATTCTTATCACTATTATGATAGTTACTGTGAACAGTGGACATATTATaggtgtgtgacagtgagaggCTTTTTGTTTAGAGTGGCTTTTCTGCATGATGAGAGTTTTAAGAACAGTAACAGTGTTTCAGAAACTGTGTTTATATATACATAGTAAAGACTAATCTGGATGATGTCcttatgcatgtgtttgctctTCTACATATTTATTACATCATTCTTCATTTATCTGACCTATTTTTGAACCGGTGTTATGCTATATTTGGTGACCCATCAGATTCTGTGACCTGCAGTGTAGGTTAGGTTGGTCGTTGTGAGGAGTGATGCCAGGGTAAGAAGTCACAGAATCTGATGGGACATCAAATATGGTGCAACACTGGATCGTATCTTACATCAGTCACTGGGGGGGTATCAAAATCAATGGAACAATGCATCACTAGTGGGAAAAAGTTACAATGAAGCGGTGGCAGATTGGTGGCAAAAGAAAGTTTTTTAATTGAGACTCAACCTCAACAAGTGAATCATCGGAAGGTGAAAATGAATccaggaaaacaaaatgaattactaatttGAGCACCTATCGCTGGGATTTACAAGTGTGGGACCAGATGAAGATCCCCTGCTCGTCTGTGTGCTAGAAAATGAGGCATTGAAACCATGCAAGCTACGCCACCTCTCAGAAACTAAACATCCAAGTTATACactcatttttttaattcagttttttaaaaacaagctgAGAGAGTATCTGAGCCGGAAGAAAGTAATTGAATCCACATGTGTCACTGGGAGAGAAAACACCAGGGCAGCGCAGGTGTCCTACCGAGAAGCAAAGCTAATCACAAAAAGCAGGAAGTCACACACGATCGGGGAGGACTGATTGTACCTACTGCCAGAGAGATGGTTAGTGATGATTGGTGAGAAAGCAGCTTTAACAACTGAACATGATTTCTTTGTCTGACACCACAGTAAAGCAAGAAGATGTGTTGTAGCAGCTCGTTAGCTGATCTAAGCCTAAAGCTGACATCTGCTCAGATTGTCGCCTGTTCCTATTAATTATCAGTTCCATTTAAACTGGCCTGACTCAATTAAAACTGGATTACAGCAGGTTTCTGTTCTTCAGcacaaaaaagacagaacacaTTACAATATGTGCACAGTGGTGCATGAAGCAGAAAATATTTCCAGTATAAATTACCCACATTTCCCTCATGCTGGAACCCATGGAGCTCTTGGGCGAGCTGAGCCGGCTAACTTCCACTTAGCACTACGCTAACTTCAATGGCAATAAGATGATGTAAGCGTACGGGTCTTCTAGACTTTCCCATTGTTGTTGGACTGAATTGaacaaattctgatggtgaaataaGTCATTTTGTGGCGGCTGTGATAAAGTAAATGTATCCACTGTTTTACAGCTGCTTCTTTTCCtgagtgaaaatgttttgggGCTCATTGGCATCATGTTGTGGACCCAGAAGTTGTAAATGCACTTGACAGTATGCAAGACGTGGACGAAGAGTGAAGCCggtgctgaagagccttaaacctgcattctttctccCCCCCAGCAGGTGGGCTCCaatggctccaaacagaagtctgattggatagaagtctatgagaaaatgagccaacTTCTCTCTTGATTTGTTGGCTCAGTAAatattttcctaatgagtttatggtgtcagtctctagtttacagtcttccACAACACAGTCAGGAtgttagtaaattatggtcatTATGGCCCATTGAGAGGAAAATTGACCAGGAAGCAGGGGAGGttttagggcggggctacctgctgactaaccaatcagaggtggtcttcGGGCaacaaacatcacttctggGTCCAAAAAACAAGGTTGTGAcagccatgaaaccaagatggtgataCCTGTGAAGTGAGACTCGAGGCTTCAGAACAGCAGTCCACAAAGTAATGGGCGATGTCGCCGTGGTTACCTGTACTTCTCATATACAATTTGTGGTTTGGCCATGATGTCACATTTGCTTTTAAGCCCTTTTCCTGGGACTTGAGCAAGTTGAACAAAATCACTAACCATAATGCAATGCTCTCAACAAGATGGCAGTTGAGATTGCACGGACTGGTCTAGCACATGGAAAACAAGGATTGTTTTTAAGAAATGCTAAAATCGGTGCTCAATACCACAAGGAAAATTAACTGTGCTACATTGCATCAAATGAAAGAGTTATCATAGAGGGTAACTATTGACTTTTATGTCCCCGTCACCATGAATTAGGCCTAAGATCAATTGGAAATTGTTCCGATGTGTCTCTCTTACATCAAACTAGACTGACAGTCATTTATGATCGTATCTAAACATAACTTTAATCTAAAAAATGAATTCCTTCAGCTCGCAGGTGTCGTAAATGCAGCATTGTTAATCTCCCGAGGCTCCCTTGTGTCCTGAACGCAGCACGGTGACGTATTGGTGTGAGCGGGGCCACGTGGTACATGCAGCTGTTTCCCCCATTGACGTCCAGTTCAcgtctgtttctgttcattggtttttaaaagatatttctgAAAGATGTCGGAGGATCTGCGGTCAGAGCTGGAGAAGTACCTGCAGACTCTGAACATACAGACGAGCTGCGTGGAACATCCGCCGGTAAAATGAAACCGATAAACAGCGTCTAAACTTTTAATCACAACCTGCATTTTATTGGGATTGTTTTAAAAGTATCATGTAATTATAACAAAAGTACATGTATGTAGCAGGTAGAGGAATACAGTGCTGGAGTATTCGGTGGTGTATTTTTTAACTATGAACAAAACATAATTGAATCCCGTTAGGATACGACACATTTTAACGTTTCCTTGCTTACTGTAATATACACAAACATCTTAAAACATACTTGAAGACACTAATTGACTCGTTAGGATTCACTCGGTTATTCGGCGCTATCAAACACTCTTAGTGACACTTATTGTTATGTAATCTTAGTGTTGGTAATCGGTGTGTCTTCTCTATAACATTGTATTGTTAATGGACACGTGGACGCATCAAGAATTGCTTTTTGAAGTATAGCAGAGTTGCACTGCCTGCTACTTCCATGCTGAATTTTCCATCAGATCAACAGATGgtgaaatacagacaaaattTGTTCCTGCAGCCGTGTATCTGGGCGGAGGATCAAGGCAATCTAAAAAGAGACAAGTTTTTGAATGGGATTTGGCATGACAGTCTCAACAAACTTAAAAGGTCTCCTATCAGCGATATTCTGAAATTTTAACTGTATTTACTCACGAACCTCCACACATTTCTAAGTGTTTTAAAtgcatattatttattcatttttttttaaatcaaacttgTATTGGTGGTAGCAGCTACAGACACAGTACACATCTTTACATCAGAAGAGATTGAACAGTAGTCTGAATGTTCTGTTTCCAGAAGTAGAACACGATGGTCAGTTGCATGTCTACAGATCACTTTATAACCAGTTTGACACGTGACTGCTGCATAAACCTGCTGTGACCTGCAGGAGGCGCCAAAAGatagtttgtgtctgtgctgcaccTTCATAGGTACAGTAGGTCTGAGGTCTTCCACTCAGCAGTCCGTCCTGTGTTTCTACCTCTCATCCTCTTTGCCAATGtagctttatttatttgttttttttacattacaggTGCGTTTTAATGTATCCTCTCCCCCTGCAGGTGTTCACAGTGGAGGAGATGATGCCTCACCTGCAGGGAATAAGTGGAGCCGTCACTAAGAACCTGTTCCtgaaggacaagaagaagaaaggccTGTGGCTGGTTTCGGTTCGCCACGACCGCCAGGTTGGCTACCCTCCTCCATACGCTGCCACAGCAACATTtcatctgtctccatctccGTCCCACAATCCTCTCTGTTCCTTTTACAGGTGAACCTCAACGATCTCGCCAAGAAGCTTGGGGTTGGCAGCGGCAACCTGCGCTTTGCAGATGAGGCGGCCATGTTGGAGAAACTTAAGGTGAGAACTGGCTCATTTAACATCTATAACCAAAACCAATTAGACATGGCAAGAACTCCTGTAAACAGATCTACTCTTCAGTGTCACGTACATGTACGAGTGATCTAAGtgaattttctttttgatttgatgtttCCAGTCATGTAAACAATCCTGATGCCAGCAATTAattttttggcatttaaatGCCCTATAGCTGTTAAAtcctcaaagacaccagactccattgacaaaaacacaaattttacctcacagaacacaagagttgctggtctcctgctgcctcgaTGAGTTAGTTTatgactgattttgtcaatggagtctggtatctTGAAGAGAGTAATATAACCGCTGTTTATGGTTAAACTTTTGCTCCTGTATATAATTACTACACCCATTAGAGGTCATCTATGTAAACACTGTCATTTTAACCCGTGGAGAAAATGACGTCTGTTGTTGGTTTTAGTAAGAGGACAGCTTGTCAATAAACAGCTGCTTCCACCATCAGCACTGTTGTCTCCGTGTCTTATGAACCAGTACATGTTATTCTGCAGAAGGTGGTGTCTTGTTTCTTCGGGTTGTATTGAAGTCATTTCCTCCGTCTACCTCCTCTCAGGTGGGTCAGGGCTGTGCGACGGCTCTTGCTCTGCTCTTCGATAAAGAACAGAGTGTGAAGTTTGTCCTGGACCGGGACCTGGTGGAGGGAGCCCATGAGATGGTCTACTTCCACCCCATGACCAATGCTGCCACCATGGGGCTCCTACCTGACGACCTGCTGCGCTTCCTCAAAGAGACAGGACACGAACCCATCCTGGAGAGCTTTGAGTAGGACGGGACCGTGACTGGGACCTGGACCTGAACCAGGGATTAAAACTGGACATGAGCTGCCTGCAGGGATTAGACCAGGATATTGACCTGATTTGTCTCAGGACATGAAAACAGGGCATGAAAACCATCAGCAGGGCGGGATGTGAACTTATTCTGCTTCAGagtttttagaaatgaaaaaaaagaatcgCAAACGCCTTCATTTAAGGAGAagtctggtatttttaaacctgggctccattttttttttttttttttttttttttacaaattttgggtttgaaatgacgaGTAGGtacaaaagtgttggaattggtccaatagattgcctttttgtttaaccacaagcagccgttatatcgctttCTTCAtcgctttgagtagtcgaaatgatTAGACCTTTTACCATTTATTTGAAAGAGTCAGTTCAGATTCAAGACCATCTGTGTAACGCACAAAAAACATACCAAtcgagacagcagtagaccaatgaggtaaaattactgtttggagtggagtctggtgtgtttgaagagagcgatataacggctgttagtggttaaactaaaaggatcttccaggtctgtctctgtagggatcctttccataatgctgtcagacacttagaataacaatctgagcctgtcagtggcaaaaacaaacactttaagtggacgtactttgatcaggtgcagttgtcccaaaggattatgttacagcctgtttggctgaggtgatctactggaccaattccaacactttttgagCCCACCAGTCTCATAGACAACacaatatgtacaaatagggcccaggtttaaaaatctTCTCCTTTAGAAGAGAAAGGGAACATTTTGACTTCCTTGCTTCAGTTACAGCTCTGAAGACTGAAAAGgtgaaatgtttaatatttattttaaatactttattAGACACAttggttttgtgtttatttctgttacTTTGAAAAGCTCAGGTTTATTAAAGGACCAGACCCTTTGTTTTATATGTTCTAGCTCAGTAAACACTCACTGGTTCCTCCTCCCAGCCCTGCTGATCATTTTCTAAGCCCTAATTTGGCTTTTAGCTCGTCTCCTTCCTTccacacagacatttttttattaaaatgaactTACAGACACAAGAAACTTGCTTCAGTTAATGTTTATTTGCTGATTTATTTGACAGTAGGGACTCTCACTGCTGATGTGtccttaattaattaattagcaaTAACTTCCGGGTTGCCAACATGTGAACAATCTGCTGTTTCTCCAGCTTTACACTTGCTTTGCCTTTTCTATTTTAACGTCCAACCTGGTGTAAAATGGTGGCAGAACATTTAGaccaaaacatttgttttattattattattgtatagTAGGAGCTTACTAAcatttctggttaaacacaaCTTAAAAAGTTCTTTTGTTGGCAtgttagaaaatgtaaaacgtTTTATCTGCAGACTTGACTTGAATactttttactcattttactCTTTAATAATCACTTAACTCCAAGAATAACTccaatatttttaaacctggaccctatttGGACATATTTTGGTGACAGGGTCAGATTGTTAGTCTGACACTCCATCCTGTTGCATTAGGGGAAATATAGGATTTAGTGTTTTTAGAGTCTAACTCAAACTACAGAACTGAACCtgtttaacaaaaataaagttattcaatttgaaaatatcaaaacaaaaataactcaaacacacacagtgtgtgtgtgtgtgtgtgtgtgtttgtgaagctccctcgccctctctctctctctctct
It includes:
- the prorsd1 gene encoding prolyl-tRNA synthetase associated domain-containing protein 1; this encodes MSEDLRSELEKYLQTLNIQTSCVEHPPVFTVEEMMPHLQGISGAVTKNLFLKDKKKKGLWLVSVRHDRQVNLNDLAKKLGVGSGNLRFADEAAMLEKLKVGQGCATALALLFDKEQSVKFVLDRDLVEGAHEMVYFHPMTNAATMGLLPDDLLRFLKETGHEPILESFE